From a single Streptomyces misionensis genomic region:
- the prfB gene encoding peptide chain release factor 2, whose protein sequence is MAVVDVSEELKSLSSTMESIEAVLDLDKMRADIAVLEEQAAAPSLWDNPDEAQKITSKLSHLQAEVRKAEALRGRIDDLAVLFEMAEEEDDPDTRAEAESELTAVRKALDEMEVRTLLSGEYDAREALVNIRAEAGGVDAADFAEKLQRMYLRWAEQRGYKTEIYETSYAEEAGIKSTTFAVQAPYAYGTLSVEQGTHRLVRISPFDNQGRRQTSFAGVEVLPVVEQSDHVEIDESELRIDVYRSSGPGGQGVNTTDSAVRITHLPTGIVVSCQNERSQIQNRATAMNVLQAKLLERRRQEEQAKMDALKGDGGNSWGNQMRSYVLHPYQMVKDLRTDHEVGNPEAVFNGEIDGFLEAGIRWRKQQEK, encoded by the coding sequence GTGGCAGTCGTCGATGTTTCCGAAGAGCTGAAGTCCCTCTCCTCGACCATGGAGTCGATCGAGGCCGTCCTGGACCTCGACAAGATGAGGGCCGATATCGCCGTGCTTGAGGAGCAGGCGGCGGCGCCGTCCCTGTGGGACAACCCGGACGAGGCGCAGAAGATCACCAGCAAGCTCTCCCACCTCCAGGCCGAGGTCAGGAAGGCGGAGGCGCTGCGCGGCCGCATCGACGACCTCGCGGTCCTCTTCGAGATGGCCGAGGAGGAGGACGACCCGGACACCCGCGCCGAGGCCGAGTCCGAGCTCACGGCGGTGCGCAAGGCGCTGGACGAGATGGAGGTCCGCACCCTCCTGTCCGGCGAGTACGACGCCCGTGAGGCGCTGGTCAACATCCGCGCCGAGGCCGGTGGCGTCGACGCCGCCGACTTCGCCGAGAAGCTCCAGCGCATGTACCTGCGCTGGGCCGAGCAGCGCGGCTACAAGACGGAGATCTACGAGACGTCGTACGCCGAAGAGGCCGGCATCAAGTCGACCACCTTCGCCGTCCAGGCGCCCTACGCCTACGGCACCCTCTCCGTCGAGCAGGGCACCCACCGCCTCGTGCGCATCTCGCCCTTCGACAACCAGGGCCGCCGCCAGACCTCCTTCGCGGGCGTCGAGGTGCTCCCCGTCGTCGAGCAGTCCGACCACGTCGAGATCGACGAGTCCGAGCTGCGCATCGACGTCTACCGTTCCTCCGGCCCCGGCGGCCAGGGCGTCAACACGACCGACTCCGCGGTCCGCATCACGCACCTCCCCACGGGCATCGTCGTCTCCTGCCAGAACGAGCGCTCGCAGATCCAGAACCGGGCCACCGCGATGAACGTCCTCCAGGCCAAGCTGCTGGAGCGCCGCCGCCAGGAGGAGCAGGCCAAGATGGACGCCCTCAAGGGCGACGGCGGCAACTCCTGGGGCAACCAGATGCGTTCGTACGTGCTGCACCCCTACCAGATGGTCAAGGACCTGCGCACCGACCACGAAGTGGGCAACCCCGAGGCCGTGTTCAACGGCGAGATCGACGGTTTCCTGGAGGCCGGCATTCGCTGGCGCAAGCAGCAGGAGAAGTAA
- a CDS encoding LPXTG cell wall anchor domain-containing protein, with protein MTRKTRIRIARVAAGAVVAAGASLCVAGVASADPGPICDIIVTPDCPDPGTGDPDPGNPDPGNPDPGNPDPGNPDPGNPDPGNPDPGNPDPGNPDPGNPDPGNPDPGNPDPGNPDPGNPDPGNGTGGSGNNGGGHGNGGGHGTGGSGNGGGSHHGGGTGGSGNGGGSGTGGSGTGGSGTGGNNDTPQGGGNDNVSQEAGSSALTDTGSDSPKPQGGGSGKQLAETGAGQTTFLVIGAATMIAGGIGFRVLPRLAGRGGAAA; from the coding sequence ATGACTAGGAAGACGCGGATCCGGATCGCCCGGGTCGCCGCGGGTGCCGTGGTCGCGGCCGGTGCCTCGCTGTGTGTCGCGGGTGTCGCCTCGGCCGACCCCGGTCCCATTTGTGACATCATCGTCACCCCTGACTGCCCGGACCCCGGCACGGGCGACCCGGACCCCGGCAACCCCGACCCCGGCAACCCGGACCCGGGCAACCCGGACCCCGGTAACCCGGACCCGGGCAACCCTGACCCCGGTAACCCTGACCCGGGCAACCCTGACCCGGGCAACCCGGACCCGGGCAACCCTGACCCGGGCAACCCTGACCCCGGTAACCCGGACCCGGGCAACCCCGACCCCGGTAACCCGGACCCGGGCAACGGCACCGGCGGCTCCGGCAACAACGGCGGCGGTCACGGCAACGGTGGCGGCCACGGCACCGGCGGCTCCGGCAACGGCGGCGGCTCCCACCACGGTGGCGGCACCGGTGGCTCGGGCAACGGCGGCGGCTCCGGCACCGGCGGCAGCGGCACCGGCGGCTCCGGCACCGGTGGCAACAACGACACCCCGCAGGGCGGCGGCAACGACAACGTCTCCCAGGAGGCGGGTTCCTCGGCCCTCACCGACACCGGCTCGGACTCCCCGAAGCCGCAGGGCGGCGGCAGCGGCAAGCAGCTCGCCGAGACGGGTGCCGGCCAGACCACCTTCCTGGTGATCGGTGCCGCGACGATGATCGCCGGCGGCATCGGCTTCCGCGTCCTGCCGCGCCTGGCGGGCCGGGGCGGCGCGGCCGCCTGA
- a CDS encoding serine/threonine-protein kinase: MARKIGSRYTANQILGRGSAGTVWLGEGPEGPVAIKLLREDLSSDQELVGRFVQERTALLGLEHPHIVTVRDLVVDGNDLALVMDLVRGTDLRTRLERERRLAPEAAVAIVADVADALAAAHRAGVVHRDVKPENVLLDMQGPLGPGGAHPALLTDFGVAKLIDAPRRTRATKIIGTPDYLAPEIVEGLPPRASVDIYALATVLYELLAGFTPFGGGHPGAVLRRHVTETVVPLPGIPEELWQLIVQCLAKAPASRLRASELAARLREQLPTLAGLPPLDVDEPEPAEPPAEAEPASAPPERAESVRRRGAVSLVPGARPDSNRDTHTSMRVPAPDELAGGAHGTARAPRTPGAPRPGSARHRAAVRRRRITLGVAGAAVAALVAVGGWWASGSDDQPPRDTHSTSTP, from the coding sequence TTGGCACGGAAGATCGGCAGCCGGTACACCGCGAACCAGATCCTGGGGCGGGGCAGCGCCGGCACGGTGTGGCTGGGCGAGGGACCCGAGGGCCCCGTCGCCATCAAGCTGCTGCGGGAGGACCTCTCCTCCGACCAGGAGCTCGTCGGGCGCTTCGTCCAGGAGCGCACCGCCCTGCTCGGACTGGAGCACCCGCACATCGTCACCGTGCGCGACCTGGTCGTCGACGGCAACGACCTGGCCCTCGTGATGGACCTGGTGCGCGGCACCGATCTGCGCACCCGCCTGGAGCGGGAGCGGCGGCTCGCCCCCGAGGCGGCCGTGGCGATCGTCGCCGACGTGGCCGACGCGCTGGCCGCCGCCCACAGGGCGGGGGTCGTGCACCGGGACGTCAAGCCGGAGAACGTGCTGCTCGACATGCAGGGCCCGCTCGGCCCCGGCGGTGCCCACCCGGCGCTGCTCACCGACTTCGGTGTGGCCAAGCTGATCGACGCCCCGCGCCGGACCCGCGCGACGAAGATCATCGGCACGCCGGACTACCTCGCGCCCGAGATCGTCGAGGGCCTGCCGCCGCGGGCCTCCGTGGACATCTACGCGCTGGCCACCGTCCTGTACGAGCTGCTGGCCGGCTTCACCCCCTTCGGCGGCGGCCACCCCGGCGCGGTCCTGCGCCGCCATGTCACCGAGACGGTCGTGCCCCTGCCCGGCATCCCCGAGGAGCTGTGGCAGCTGATCGTGCAGTGCCTCGCCAAGGCGCCCGCGTCCCGGCTGCGCGCCTCGGAGCTGGCGGCGCGGCTGCGCGAGCAGCTGCCGACGCTGGCCGGGCTGCCGCCGCTGGACGTGGACGAGCCGGAGCCGGCCGAGCCGCCCGCCGAGGCGGAACCGGCCTCCGCGCCCCCCGAGCGGGCCGAGTCGGTGCGCCGCCGGGGCGCGGTCTCCCTCGTGCCGGGCGCCCGCCCCGACTCCAACCGCGACACCCATACCTCGATGCGGGTCCCGGCCCCGGACGAGCTGGCCGGCGGCGCCCACGGCACGGCCCGCGCCCCCCGCACCCCCGGCGCCCCCCGTCCCGGCTCGGCCCGGCACCGCGCCGCGGTACGCCGCCGCCGGATCACCCTGGGCGTGGCCGGGGCGGCGGTCGCGGCGCTCGTCGCCGTCGGCGGCTGGTGGGCCTCCGGTTCGGACGACCAACCGCCCCGCGACACGCACAGCACGTCGACGCCGTGA